In Parasegetibacter sp. NRK P23, a single genomic region encodes these proteins:
- a CDS encoding fasciclin domain-containing protein: protein MTKPLQTIFLFLVFSLVLVHCRKKEWDEYYSRPEWLDAPIYQQLEAKGNFTQLLICIDKAKYKDILGKSGYWTFFAPHDSAFQVYLQSKNLTSARELDSATCRQIVTYCLVYNAFKKERIGDYQANTGWVANSAFKRRTAYYTGVFDDVNKDGQPVKAIASNRNNTTGLNYYVDADNNNKYIPYFVDNFLQAKNLSEADYKYFYPNTPYTGFNVVDAVVTEKDITAENGVIHVINKVITALPGLHQYIAANPQYSEFKRLFDKYLTQHVLNASVTQRYQALNGVSDQVFTQVFNSALAFSPNNENFLKQQDNDGQSNGYTMFVPTNDVLKNYINTVLLEHYKKEENLPINVIYDFINAHLWQSAVWPSKFGSTLNFLGEEARFNPASDIADKKILSNGFFYGTNKVQESNVFSSVYGKAYLDPKYSMMASLLNIELKFQVSNIYQKYTLFMLSNDVLNQAGYTVDPTVSNDVNLQWRYHPPNGGADLTGSSALVRLIRVLNLHVIPETDITNAAPYGVAMSYGGEHIRYENNTVFSSGNVDSSNVATILQTKTAKNGTVHYIDRILNFSESSIGKHIEKLGTPVGSAFNHFWQYLRNSSIYNVTTGEIQGVAAGTFYTFFIPDNAAIVAAVNAGLLPGTGTAPNKVPAFNPASLADKELVNNFIYYHILNKKAVATDGVESGAFETMYKTPNGDPTTIFVNNNVANAMTVTDVAGRSANVLIPGSNYLSTRCMIHLTNNYLTYRP from the coding sequence ATGACCAAACCATTACAGACAATATTCCTGTTCCTGGTGTTTTCGCTTGTGCTTGTGCACTGCAGGAAAAAAGAATGGGACGAATATTATAGTCGCCCGGAATGGCTGGATGCGCCTATTTACCAGCAACTTGAAGCGAAGGGCAACTTCACGCAATTGCTGATTTGCATTGATAAGGCAAAATATAAGGACATTCTGGGCAAATCGGGATACTGGACATTTTTCGCGCCCCACGACTCTGCTTTCCAGGTTTACCTTCAATCCAAAAATCTTACAAGCGCCCGGGAGCTGGACTCCGCTACCTGCCGGCAGATTGTAACCTATTGCCTGGTGTACAATGCATTCAAAAAGGAACGTATTGGTGATTACCAGGCCAACACGGGCTGGGTGGCCAATAGCGCGTTTAAAAGGAGAACCGCCTACTACACCGGTGTTTTCGATGATGTTAATAAAGATGGACAGCCGGTGAAAGCCATTGCCTCCAACAGGAACAATACAACCGGCCTCAATTATTACGTGGATGCCGACAATAACAACAAGTACATCCCCTACTTCGTTGACAATTTCCTTCAGGCGAAAAACCTTTCAGAAGCCGATTACAAATACTTCTATCCCAATACGCCCTATACAGGTTTCAATGTGGTGGATGCCGTTGTTACGGAGAAAGACATTACCGCGGAGAACGGCGTAATACATGTGATCAACAAAGTAATCACCGCCCTGCCCGGCCTGCACCAGTACATCGCGGCCAATCCTCAGTACAGCGAATTTAAAAGACTGTTCGACAAGTACCTCACACAGCACGTGCTGAACGCAAGTGTAACACAGCGTTACCAGGCGTTGAACGGAGTCTCCGACCAGGTATTTACCCAGGTATTCAACTCTGCGCTTGCTTTTTCTCCCAATAACGAGAACTTCCTGAAACAACAGGACAACGACGGACAAAGCAATGGATACACGATGTTCGTGCCCACCAACGACGTACTTAAAAACTACATCAATACGGTATTGCTGGAACATTATAAAAAAGAAGAGAACCTGCCGATAAACGTTATCTACGATTTTATTAACGCGCACTTGTGGCAGTCTGCGGTATGGCCCAGCAAGTTCGGCAGTACATTGAACTTCCTGGGAGAAGAAGCCCGTTTTAATCCGGCGTCGGATATCGCTGATAAGAAAATACTCAGCAACGGCTTCTTTTACGGAACCAACAAAGTGCAGGAATCCAACGTGTTCAGCAGTGTTTACGGAAAAGCCTACCTGGATCCGAAATATTCCATGATGGCCTCGCTGCTGAATATAGAGTTGAAGTTTCAGGTATCGAATATATACCAGAAGTACACCTTGTTCATGTTGAGCAACGACGTACTGAACCAGGCTGGTTATACCGTTGATCCCACCGTGAGCAACGATGTAAACCTGCAATGGCGTTACCACCCGCCGAACGGGGGTGCAGACCTTACAGGCTCCTCCGCGCTGGTAAGGCTCATTCGTGTACTGAACCTCCATGTGATTCCCGAAACTGATATTACGAATGCGGCTCCGTACGGTGTGGCCATGAGTTACGGCGGAGAACACATCAGGTACGAGAACAATACGGTATTCTCTTCAGGCAATGTGGACTCTTCTAATGTAGCCACCATCCTTCAAACCAAGACCGCTAAAAACGGCACCGTTCATTATATAGACCGTATTCTCAATTTTAGTGAGTCTTCCATCGGAAAGCACATAGAGAAACTGGGAACACCCGTTGGATCGGCGTTTAACCATTTCTGGCAATACCTGAGGAACTCATCCATTTACAATGTAACCACGGGTGAAATTCAGGGCGTTGCCGCGGGTACTTTTTACACGTTTTTTATTCCGGACAATGCAGCCATCGTTGCCGCGGTGAACGCGGGGCTGCTTCCAGGAACAGGCACGGCGCCCAATAAAGTACCGGCTTTCAATCCGGCATCGTTGGCCGATAAGGAACTGGTGAACAATTTCATTTACTACCATATCCTCAATAAAAAAGCGGTGGCCACCGATGGCGTGGAGAGCGGTGCATTTGAAACCATGTACAAAACGCCCAATGGCGACCCAACCACCATTTTCGTGAACAATAACGTGGCCAATGCCATGACGGTTACCGATGTGGCCGGCCGTTCGGCCAATGTGCTGATACCGGGCAGCAACTACCTCAGCACACGCTGCATGATACACTTAACCAACAACTACCTTACCTACAGGCCATAA
- a CDS encoding SGNH/GDSL hydrolase family protein, producing the protein MKITIALFSTLLLLSFMPVQQKKRIVFFGDSITQAGANKGGYIQRIDSMLKSSGKSAGYELMGAGIGGNKIYDLYLRMEEDVLAKNPDIVVIWVGVNDVWHKRTSGTGTDPDKFLRFYNAVIKKLRDKNIKVVLCTPAAIGEKTDFTNELDGDLNKYASFIRDLAKKNDCGLIDLRKSFLDYNLKHNSENKESGILTTDRVHLNEKGNQFVAEEMMKVLF; encoded by the coding sequence ATGAAAATAACGATCGCTCTTTTCTCCACCTTATTATTGCTTTCATTTATGCCCGTTCAGCAAAAAAAAAGAATCGTGTTCTTCGGTGATTCCATCACACAGGCAGGTGCAAATAAGGGTGGCTATATTCAACGCATCGACAGTATGCTTAAATCTTCCGGGAAAAGCGCCGGGTATGAATTGATGGGCGCGGGCATTGGAGGAAATAAAATTTACGACCTCTATCTCCGGATGGAAGAAGATGTTCTTGCTAAAAATCCTGATATCGTGGTAATATGGGTGGGCGTAAATGATGTATGGCACAAACGAACTTCCGGAACTGGTACGGATCCCGATAAGTTCCTCCGCTTTTACAACGCGGTTATCAAAAAACTCCGTGATAAAAACATCAAAGTAGTGTTGTGCACACCCGCGGCTATCGGTGAAAAAACGGACTTCACCAACGAACTGGACGGCGATCTCAACAAATACGCATCCTTTATACGCGACCTCGCAAAGAAAAATGACTGTGGTCTGATCGACCTCAGGAAATCATTCCTCGATTATAACCTGAAACACAATTCAGAAAATAAAGAATCAGGTATCCTCACCACCGACCGGGTGCACCTGAATGAAAAGGGAAATCAATTCGTTGCGGAAGAAATGATGAAAGTCCTGTTCTAG
- a CDS encoding alpha-amylase, with amino-acid sequence MPANLTILQFFHWYTPNDGNWWKHVSETAPFIKSAGFTHVWLPPAYKSGWGASEPGYAVYDLFDLGEFDQKGSVRTKHGTRDEYLKAIRDLQEQEIDVLADIVLNHKHGADEQERITAREVNPDNRSEHADHTIEIDAYTKFNFPGRKGQYSDFIWDQHCFTGVSDRFEDRERIFLIEHGHQEGWDVMMDDEMGNFDYLMGADIDYRNPHVREELKRWGKWYVETTGINGFRLDAVKHINYRFFLEWLPYLKHEFQRDFFCIAEYWSANTESLLNWIDAMEGHAHLFDVPLHFNFYEASIAGEDFDMRTIFDNTLLQRNPQRAITFVDNHDSQPFQSLESFVEYWFKPLANALILLREQGIPCVFYPSMFGAAYTEKNGEEEVQVELNEVPWIRVMIKVRAQLAYGIQHDYFDHGSTIGWVRWGVDEITHSGCAVVLTNGGEGFKSMHMGDHHANAVFVDVTGNIPEEITTNDEGWADFRVNERSVSVWVRKEAAEQLN; translated from the coding sequence ATGCCTGCTAATCTGACGATTCTTCAGTTTTTCCATTGGTACACGCCTAACGATGGCAATTGGTGGAAACATGTTTCCGAAACGGCGCCTTTTATTAAAAGCGCGGGCTTTACCCATGTTTGGTTGCCGCCGGCTTATAAATCAGGATGGGGCGCTTCCGAACCAGGTTATGCGGTATACGATCTTTTTGACTTGGGAGAGTTCGATCAGAAAGGCTCCGTGCGCACCAAACACGGTACGCGGGATGAATACCTAAAAGCAATCAGGGACCTGCAGGAACAGGAGATTGATGTACTGGCCGATATTGTGCTGAACCACAAACACGGCGCGGACGAACAGGAACGCATCACCGCAAGGGAAGTAAACCCCGACAACAGGAGCGAACACGCTGACCATACCATTGAAATAGATGCTTATACCAAATTCAATTTCCCCGGAAGAAAGGGCCAGTATTCAGATTTTATCTGGGACCAGCATTGTTTCACAGGCGTGAGCGACAGGTTTGAAGACCGGGAACGCATCTTCCTCATCGAACACGGCCACCAGGAAGGTTGGGATGTGATGATGGACGATGAAATGGGCAATTTCGACTACCTGATGGGCGCGGATATCGATTACCGGAACCCGCATGTGCGCGAAGAGTTGAAAAGATGGGGGAAATGGTATGTGGAAACCACCGGTATCAACGGGTTCAGGCTCGATGCCGTGAAACACATCAATTACCGTTTCTTCCTCGAATGGCTCCCCTACCTCAAACACGAGTTCCAGCGCGATTTCTTCTGCATCGCCGAATACTGGAGCGCGAATACAGAAAGCTTGTTGAACTGGATCGATGCCATGGAAGGCCATGCACACCTTTTTGATGTGCCGTTACATTTTAATTTTTACGAGGCTTCCATTGCCGGAGAAGATTTCGATATGCGTACCATCTTCGACAATACGCTGCTGCAAAGGAATCCCCAGCGCGCCATCACCTTCGTGGACAACCACGACAGCCAACCCTTCCAGTCGCTGGAATCCTTTGTTGAATACTGGTTCAAGCCCCTGGCCAATGCGCTTATACTGCTCCGTGAGCAAGGTATCCCCTGTGTTTTTTACCCCAGCATGTTCGGTGCTGCTTACACGGAAAAAAACGGTGAGGAAGAGGTGCAGGTTGAACTGAACGAAGTGCCCTGGATAAGGGTGATGATCAAAGTGAGGGCCCAACTCGCCTACGGTATACAACACGATTATTTCGACCACGGTAGCACCATCGGATGGGTGCGCTGGGGTGTGGATGAAATCACGCATTCAGGTTGCGCGGTGGTATTGACCAACGGTGGCGAAGGTTTCAAAAGTATGCACATGGGCGACCACCATGCGAATGCGGTTTTTGTAGATGTTACCGGTAATATCCCGGAGGAAATTACTACCAATGATGAGGGCTGGGCCGATTTCAGGGTGAATGAAAGATCGGTTTCCGTATGGGTCAGAAAAGAGGCGGCGGAACAGCTGAACTGA
- a CDS encoding rhamnogalacturonan acetylesterase, which translates to MKRFFSLLCFTILSVITGRAQHLRFDFGNGKTEKGYTRITPDTKFNTTTGYGFLGNAAPIVSVERKGKKNLFSDYCTSSQPFFFSVILPEGNYDVTVITGDAEGPSTTTIKAECRRLMVEKAVTATGNFLRNKFTVNIRDSIIHATGEKVRLKPREKTYLHWDNALTLEFSNEAPKICGIEIKRNTSATTVFLAGNSTVVDQAQEPFAAWGQMIPAFFQPGKVVFANYAESGEALRSFASARRLDKIISLMKKGDYLFIEFAHNDQKPGSAHVEPFTTYKEQLKKYITAARSKGGIPVLVTSMHRRNFDPNGKIINTLGDYPAAMRETAREEDVALIDLNEMSKTLYEALGETPSLKAFVHYPANSFPNQPEPIKDNTHFSNYGAYELAKCMVTGIRQSIPALARQLKKDLPVFDPAEPSPAEAFVLPHSPLSPVVKPDGN; encoded by the coding sequence ATGAAACGATTCTTCTCCCTGCTCTGCTTCACGATTCTTTCGGTTATTACAGGCCGGGCTCAACACCTCCGGTTCGATTTCGGAAACGGTAAAACCGAAAAAGGGTATACCAGGATTACGCCAGACACAAAATTCAATACCACCACCGGCTATGGGTTCCTTGGCAATGCCGCACCCATCGTTTCCGTGGAAAGAAAAGGAAAAAAGAACCTCTTTTCCGATTACTGCACCTCTTCGCAACCTTTCTTTTTTTCAGTAATACTTCCTGAAGGCAACTACGATGTAACCGTAATCACCGGCGATGCGGAAGGGCCCTCAACCACTACCATCAAGGCGGAATGCCGCAGGCTCATGGTGGAAAAAGCTGTTACCGCAACCGGAAATTTTTTACGGAACAAATTCACGGTGAATATCCGCGACAGTATCATCCATGCCACCGGTGAAAAAGTACGGTTGAAACCCCGTGAAAAAACATACCTCCACTGGGACAATGCCCTGACCCTGGAGTTCAGCAACGAAGCACCAAAAATTTGCGGGATAGAAATCAAAAGAAACACTTCGGCCACAACTGTGTTCCTCGCCGGGAACTCCACCGTGGTGGACCAGGCACAGGAACCTTTCGCGGCATGGGGACAAATGATCCCGGCTTTCTTTCAACCCGGAAAAGTAGTATTCGCGAATTATGCGGAATCGGGAGAAGCGCTGCGCAGCTTCGCCTCCGCCCGAAGACTGGATAAAATCATCAGCCTGATGAAAAAAGGCGATTATCTTTTTATTGAATTCGCCCACAACGATCAGAAACCAGGAAGCGCACACGTAGAGCCATTCACTACTTACAAGGAACAACTGAAAAAGTACATCACCGCGGCAAGAAGCAAAGGCGGTATCCCGGTACTGGTTACTTCCATGCACAGACGAAATTTTGATCCGAACGGAAAAATCATCAATACCCTCGGTGATTATCCCGCCGCCATGCGTGAAACCGCCCGGGAAGAAGATGTGGCGCTTATCGATCTTAATGAGATGAGCAAAACACTGTATGAAGCCCTGGGCGAAACACCGTCTTTGAAAGCGTTTGTTCACTACCCGGCCAACAGTTTTCCCAACCAGCCCGAACCCATAAAAGACAATACGCATTTCAGCAACTATGGCGCGTATGAACTGGCAAAATGTATGGTAACCGGAATCCGGCAATCCATCCCGGCTTTGGCGCGGCAACTTAAAAAAGACCTGCCGGTTTTTGATCCGGCTGAACCCTCTCCCGCCGAAGCATTTGTGCTGCCGCATAGTCCGTTGTCCCCGGTGGTTAAACCCGACGGCAATTAA